One window of Metopolophium dirhodum isolate CAU chromosome 3, ASM1992520v1, whole genome shotgun sequence genomic DNA carries:
- the LOC132940967 gene encoding uncharacterized protein LOC132940967, translated as MLITPSKNIRTLVKSPSKTPVFESIDDNFCMVKNVSPYRRNKHFVNTKQLAGLGGKSIKVMVKRIMRYLFTDNILALYSFNGRANKKKCFANLSISKVIFSAVKSIKRLNNESSTDEIEKYIKYYLIQAPFYIKKKKEMFH; from the exons ATGCTCATTACTCcatcaaaaaatatacgaaCATTAGTCAAATCACCATCAAAAACTCCAGTTTTTGAAtcta TTGATGATAATTTCTGCATGGTGAAAAATGTGTCACCTTATAgaagaaataaacattttgtaaat actAAACAGTTAGCTGGACTTGGCGGAAAAAGTATCAAAGTCATGGTCAAAAGAATCATGAGATATTTGTTCACTGACAACATCTTAGCCTTATATTCTTTTAATGGcagagcaaataaaaaaaaatgttttgcaaaTCTATCCATTTCAAAAGTTATATTCA GTGCTGTTAAATCAATTAAACGATTGAATAATGAATCATCGACcgatgaaattgaaaaatacattaagtaTTATCTCATTCAAGCACCATTctacataaaaaagaaaaaagaaatgtttcattga